The sequence AAGCTTCAGTACAAGAAGATGGCCTAAACTACACTACCTGTGTTCATGGTCCCACTTTCGTTTTAAAAGTCATTCTACACTAGTCAGATTTCTCAGTCTTCAGTACTGATCAGTAAACTAAGATGCATATTATGAAGGCACACAGCAATGCCTGAAGATGTATCATCTGTTAAAGCAGTGATGAAAGCAAAAAGCGCTCAGGGGTCTTGGTCacacaagcaagaaaaaaaaaaatccagaaaaacaTAGTTGtgtcacttttcttttttatccaaAATCTTCTGCTTGATTAACCAAAAACCTGTGACTGAAAACATCAGATTCTGGCAATCTGTACAAAGTACAGCAGTTACGCAGGAGTGCCCAAAAAATATCAACTATGTTGATACTTCcgcatttcctttttttacatACATATTAACTTACTCAGTTCAGTAGCCAATATTTAATTCATTCTGGCAATTTCCAGAACTTGGttccaaattttaaaaagtccagTTCTCTAAGAGACAAAGTAACAAATAGATACTAAACCTGGTAACCCAGGCTCTGAAGTAAAAATGCAGATAAGAGAAACCCCATTGTAGCATGTCTTCTTTGAGGGTCAGCATGATGACTGACCTGTATTCTTTACAAAGATAAAGCCTCAAATATGCTCATAGAATAAATCTGACATTTTTGAAAACATGATCAAACTCAAAGCAGTTGAGGACCACTTTTCATGTAACAGAAACAAGAATGTTGAGAGCAAGACAAATCTGTGTTGACACACATCATACCAGCATTACCTGCATTATAAGGATACACATCCCAGTTGAGCCAAGGACATGCTTATTCTCATCAAACCAAGTCATAACTCTCTCATAACATCCCTGTAAGATGAAAATCGAATTCTCAAGATTACATTTCTTTCATATGCATTCCCTCTATTTTGTTCCTTCCCACCCCTCCCTAAGACTTGACCTTACCGTTTTCCACACTAATTCAGTGGAATTCCGTCCGCAGTCTTGAGAGTTTTCTGTACAACATCGGTCTGGGACAATGTTTTCTCCCAATACTGGGTACCAATCCGTAAAGTCATTTACACCACAGCATTTCATCTATGGTAAAAGATTAATAAATTGTCTTAACTAGACACAATTTGTGAAAAGTATACCATAGCAAACTTTCAGCTAGAATCATActgtcatagaatggtttgggttggaagggacccttaaaggtcatctattTCCATATTCCCTGTGAAGTGCAAGGATATCTTTCACTGCTTGAAGCCCTGTCCAACCTGACTTCGAACACTTCTAATGACAGGTCATCCACTACTATTCTGGACAACTTCTTCCAGAAATTCcaatgaagaatttcttccttatatccaacttAATCTACTCACcattagtttaaaaccattacctcttgttctgtcaccacacATCCTGGTAGTATAGTAGAAAAGTACTTCTCAGTCATTCTTACAAGCTGACTTGtgtgtcatccacaaacttgtggagggtgcactcaatcacACCACCTATGATGAAGATGTATAGTAGTATTGGTCCCAGTAGAGATCTTTGAGAAGCACCACTCATTACTGGTTTCCATTTGGATGTGGAGCCATTGACTATGACTCTTTGGAAGCAGCCATCTAGCCAATTCCTTAGCCATCTAACAGCCCATCTATCAGACCCATAGGCTTCCAATTTAGTTGTACGAGTATTGTAGGGGAGTTATCAAAGGCCTTACAGAAATCCATGTTGATGACATCAGTAGCCCTTCCTTGTCCACCGATGCAGTAATTCCTTCAGAGAAGGCCAGTAGCTGCATCAGGCATGATTTGcctttggtgaagccatgttcGCTGTCTCTAAACACCTCCTCGCCTTCCGTATGTTTCAGTATAGCTACCAGGAATATCTGTTTCAGGATCTCTCCCATAATCATACCAGGCACTGAGGTGAGGCTGACCACTTCTTTACATCTGCtaaacaactgtttttaaaggttgttttttttttgtgcctaGTGATAACTAAGAGCAAATACttaatgatattaaaaaaaaaaaaaaaaacagtcctaTATCCAAGGTGTGTTAGCATTTTTGTCCCAGAGACAAATGCCCAAATGCCAAAACATGTGGTAATTTGCATTTGCCTACAAGTCCTGAATTGTTCTATATATGCAGGTTTTGCTACTCTTCCTCTGTTACAGACTATACTTTCACATGACAAACACAGTTCTCAGATAGAGGTAAGCAACTTTCACCTTACAAAGTATTACCTTGATCCTGAGTTTCAGAGTACTTCCTGGATATTTGAGTGAAGACCcaaaacaaaagcctgcattAGCCAtcttttaaattgaaaacaGATCCTACAGTTAGCAGACTGTGGCTACCTTTGTAGCcaaattgctatttttttctaatgagaaAATGAGTTACCTCTGCTTGAATGATATTCCATGCATTTTTCAGTCcaacattattttctgaattgtaCAGCTTCATACCTTCCTTCAAATCCTTCTTTGCGCTCTCACTGACCTGCATCATACAAATACTGAATGTGAGTGCACTGATATTTGTAGGGAAGGACTGAATTGTGCAGATCTGAATATGG is a genomic window of Meleagris gallopavo isolate NT-WF06-2002-E0010 breed Aviagen turkey brand Nicholas breeding stock chromosome 1, Turkey_5.1, whole genome shotgun sequence containing:
- the TSPAN9 gene encoding tetraspanin-9 isoform X6, translating into MVTGFLGCLGAIKENKCLLLSFFIVLLIILLAELILLILFFVYMDKVSESAKKDLKEGMKLYNSENNVGLKNAWNIIQAEMKCCGVNDFTDWYPVLGENIVPDRCCTENSQDCGRNSTELVWKTGCYERVMTWFDENKHVLGSTGMCILIMQILGMAFSMTLFQQIHRTGKKYDA